From the Actinopolymorpha singaporensis genome, the window CCGGCACGCGGCCGGTCCAGTGCACGCCGTCGGCCGACGACTGCGCGACGAGCAGTTGACTGTGTGCGGGCTGGTCGGTCTCGTCGGAGTAGAACACCACGAGCCGCCCGTCCCTGGTCACCGTGAACTCCGGCTCCCACAGGCCGCCGGTGTTCTGGGCGACCACAGGCGTGGCGAGGTGGGACCAGGTGTGACCGTGGTCGCGGCTGGCCGAGATCCGGATGCTCATCAGCCGCGGGTCGGTGGACTGCCCGGCCGAGGACGCCCACAGGAGGGTGCCGGCGGCGAGCTCACCGACCCGGCGCGGAAGTTCGTACAACGTGGCGCAGCACAGTCCCCTGCCGTTCGCACTGGCCGGGTCGGCGACCGTGCCGATCTGCCCGAACGACCGGCCCTCGTCACGGCTGGCGTAGATGGCGCCCAGACCGGTGTTGCCGTCGAACGTCACCACGCTGCCCAGGATCGTCCCGTTGGCGGGCCCGGAGTGCTGGAGGCGGACGAGGCGCGGGTAGAGGCCGACGTTCTCGCGAAGAAGCGTTCCGGTCGCGCCGGTCGACGCCTGTGCCGCGGGCACGTTCGTCGTTCCCGCGACGGCACCGACGACGAGCACCGCGAGTGCGATCAGCAGGAGCCAGGCCCTCGGGCCAGGACGGTGTGCGACCATGGCGAAGCCTCCGTTCTCGGTGGTGTGCACCCAACGAGCAGGCAGCACTCCACCCTGCCACGGAGGGCGGACCCCCGTGATCGACGAAGTCCAGGACTGGTCGACCATGCGGCGCCGGCGGGATTCGCGTGCTGGGATTGGGCGATGGACACACCAACTGCGGGTGTACGGGAGAACGTCGCTCGAGCCGGTACCGCCGGGAAGGTCGTTCGGGAGCTGACGCTGACCGACGGCGAGGTCGCTTTCTACCACCAGTACGGTTACCTCCTGCTGCCGGGGTTCGTCGAGCCGGCTGTGGTGGAGGCGCTCCGGACGGAGACCCTCGACGTACTGGAAGCGAACGGGGTCTCGCGAGCCTCGTTGGAGCAGGCCAGCGGGGTGGGCGACAAGCTGCGGCAGTGTTC encodes:
- a CDS encoding sialidase family protein translates to MVAHRPGPRAWLLLIALAVLVVGAVAGTTNVPAAQASTGATGTLLRENVGLYPRLVRLQHSGPANGTILGSVVTFDGNTGLGAIYASRDEGRSFGQIGTVADPASANGRGLCCATLYELPRRVGELAAGTLLWASSAGQSTDPRLMSIRISASRDHGHTWSHLATPVVAQNTGGLWEPEFTVTRDGRLVVFYSDETDQPAHSQLLVAQSSADGVHWTGRVPVVASNDPAARPGMPIVRRIAGGRYLMTYEVCGPSYDCKAHYRESADGAQWGDPKDFGPTVRATDGTYFEHTPTITWEPGPGREGRLFLTGQILYAADGTVAEGNGHTVFVSDDGPAGPWRPIPAPVSVPDPYDNYCPNYSSPLLTVRHGTRLLEIATAYDSDGVCKAYYATGAVDR